Proteins co-encoded in one Syntrophales bacterium genomic window:
- the mraY gene encoding phospho-N-acetylmuramoyl-pentapeptide-transferase, which translates to MIYHLLYPLHTVFSFFNVFRYITFRTIYATVTALVICFIIGPWLIRKLQELQLKQPIREDGPSSHLSKEGTPTMGGLMIIFAVIISTLLWANLTNPYIWLVIMVTVSFGLIGFFDDYLKLTRENSKGLPGRVRLLAEITVAFFVGLVLYFKPNFSSAVTMPFFKTVLPDIGWGYVLLTVFIIVGCANAVNLTDGLDGLAIGPVIVCFMTYLLFSYFSGNVKIANYLQIPYVSGTGELAIFCGAMVGAGLGFLWYNAYPAQVFMGDVGALALGGALGTLAILTKQEILLAIVGGVFVLETVSVIFQVGWFKLSHGKRIFRMAPLHHHFELKGWAEPKIIVRFWIISILLALLAISTLKLR; encoded by the coding sequence GTGATCTACCATCTTCTGTACCCACTCCACACAGTATTCTCCTTTTTCAATGTTTTCCGCTACATTACCTTTAGAACCATCTACGCGACAGTCACCGCTCTGGTAATCTGCTTTATCATAGGACCTTGGTTGATAAGGAAGCTGCAAGAACTGCAGCTCAAACAACCGATAAGAGAAGATGGTCCAAGTAGTCATTTGTCCAAGGAAGGAACTCCCACGATGGGGGGACTAATGATCATATTCGCCGTTATTATATCGACTCTTCTTTGGGCTAATCTAACAAATCCTTATATCTGGCTGGTAATTATGGTGACTGTGTCGTTTGGTCTTATCGGTTTTTTCGATGACTATCTCAAATTGACACGGGAGAATAGTAAGGGCCTCCCGGGACGAGTACGCCTTCTGGCCGAGATAACTGTTGCATTTTTTGTTGGCCTTGTCCTTTACTTCAAACCAAATTTCAGCTCAGCAGTAACCATGCCGTTCTTCAAGACTGTTTTACCCGATATCGGTTGGGGGTATGTGCTCCTTACTGTTTTTATCATCGTGGGTTGTGCAAATGCCGTTAACCTGACAGATGGTCTGGACGGTCTCGCCATCGGCCCGGTGATTGTATGTTTTATGACTTACCTCCTTTTTTCTTACTTTTCAGGTAATGTAAAGATTGCCAATTATCTGCAGATTCCTTACGTTTCAGGTACGGGAGAGTTGGCGATATTCTGTGGAGCAATGGTTGGTGCGGGATTGGGATTCCTCTGGTACAACGCATATCCTGCCCAAGTTTTCATGGGTGATGTGGGTGCACTTGCCCTCGGTGGTGCATTGGGAACGCTGGCCATACTTACCAAACAGGAGATTCTTCTTGCAATTGTGGGTGGTGTTTTTGTTTTGGAAACTGTTTCTGTGATTTTTCAGGTAGGATGGTTTAAGCTGTCGCACGGGAAGAGAATCTTTCGCATGGCACCTCTACATCACCATTTTGAACTTAAGGGATGGGCGGAGCCTAAAATAATCGTTCGTTTCTGGATCATTTCAATACTCCTTGCGTTGCTTGCCATAAGTACACTTAAATTGAGGTGA
- a CDS encoding UDP-N-acetylmuramoyl-tripeptide--D-alanyl-D-alanine ligase has product MKLTAKDITRATGGYIVRGSADVEFSGVSTDSRTVNREELFICLIGERFDGHDFAENALQKGAKGVLVSRHISLNKSYDATIISVKDTLKALGDIATFVRDRFSGPVVAITGSSGKTTTKEIIAAVFSQLGPTLRTEKNFNNLVGLPLTLLRLEGRHVAAVLEMGTNSPGEIRRLTEIALPTVGVVTNIGPAHLEGLKSIEGVFEEKVDLFRYMPGGGTVVLNVDDAFLRRYVCGSKHRCITFSIRYNADVSASDITLGEEGICFTLNVREVTDRVFLRLIGQHQLGNALAATAAALAAGVPFDCIKKGLETVRPISGRMNVLKLLNGAFVLDDTYNANPSSVREAIHTLAELNKNGRSIVVLGDMLELGKDAPLWHRKIGSLLAEVGVDGLFLKGEFAGELAMGALSYGFDGKKIHIVEDNRELAERCAAILSDGDWVLVKGSRRTKMEEVVAKIVEIVGLKEDKEGRV; this is encoded by the coding sequence GTGAAGCTGACGGCGAAAGATATTACCCGAGCAACAGGTGGGTACATAGTGAGAGGGAGTGCTGATGTGGAGTTTTCTGGAGTGAGTACAGATTCCCGCACGGTTAACCGGGAAGAACTCTTCATATGTCTCATTGGGGAGAGGTTCGACGGCCACGATTTCGCAGAAAATGCTCTGCAAAAAGGGGCCAAGGGTGTGCTTGTGTCACGGCATATTTCCCTCAATAAGAGTTATGATGCGACGATTATTTCTGTAAAAGATACTCTTAAGGCCCTGGGAGATATTGCCACTTTTGTCAGAGATAGATTTTCTGGACCTGTGGTGGCTATTACAGGGAGCTCCGGAAAGACCACAACGAAGGAGATAATTGCAGCAGTTTTTTCTCAGTTAGGACCAACCCTTAGAACAGAGAAGAATTTTAATAATCTAGTTGGTTTGCCCCTTACCTTGCTTCGGCTTGAAGGTAGGCATGTAGCTGCCGTGCTTGAAATGGGAACAAATTCTCCTGGGGAGATACGCCGTCTTACAGAGATTGCCCTTCCTACTGTTGGTGTTGTTACAAATATTGGTCCCGCACATTTGGAAGGTCTCAAGTCAATTGAGGGTGTTTTTGAGGAGAAGGTGGATCTATTCCGGTATATGCCCGGGGGGGGCACAGTTGTGCTTAACGTAGATGATGCATTTCTTAGAAGGTACGTGTGCGGGAGTAAACACCGATGTATAACCTTTTCTATAAGATATAATGCTGATGTCAGTGCCTCTGATATTACCCTGGGCGAGGAAGGTATATGTTTCACCTTGAACGTAAGGGAAGTTACTGATCGGGTTTTTTTAAGGTTGATAGGGCAACATCAATTGGGGAATGCCCTTGCAGCAACAGCAGCGGCTTTGGCAGCAGGTGTACCGTTTGATTGTATCAAAAAAGGTCTGGAGACTGTTCGTCCCATTTCGGGAAGGATGAACGTATTGAAACTTTTAAATGGAGCTTTTGTGTTGGACGACACTTACAATGCAAATCCCTCATCAGTCAGGGAGGCAATTCATACTCTAGCCGAGTTAAACAAAAACGGGCGCAGTATTGTTGTGTTGGGAGATATGCTGGAATTGGGAAAAGATGCGCCTTTATGGCATCGAAAGATAGGTTCTCTTCTTGCGGAGGTGGGTGTGGATGGGTTGTTCCTCAAGGGAGAGTTTGCGGGAGAGCTAGCAATGGGTGCCTTGTCATATGGTTTCGATGGAAAGAAGATCCATATCGTGGAGGATAATAGGGAGTTAGCTGAACGATGCGCCGCTATCCTATCAGATGGTGATTGGGTTCTAGTTAAGGGTTCGCGCCGAACAAAAATGGAAGAAGTTGTTGCAAAGATTGTGGAAATTGTGGGTTTGAAGGAAGACAAGGAGGGTCGGGTGTGA